Proteins co-encoded in one Papaver somniferum cultivar HN1 chromosome 5, ASM357369v1, whole genome shotgun sequence genomic window:
- the LOC113280894 gene encoding putative methylesterase 11, chloroplastic — MGNFMSCSSSSSQSKQVKKKLFPKRSSSCKDNNNNNQSSRWSRNRFSKKDDSLLNQEDAIAAAILFQQQQLQNGGAFDRSTSLRYTSGNNSKKQQALPRSSSSRARSVSDTILQPHQLLNQELKIDELETSHFVLVHGGGYGAWCWYKTMSLLEEAGFKVDAIDLTGSGIHSCDTNTIKSLAQYVSPLVLLLQNLQDGHKVILVGHDFGGACISYAMELFPHKIAKAIFIAASMLTDGQSTLDMFNQQSGSNDLMRQAQVFLYANGNDHPPTAIDLDKSLLKDLLFNQSPAKDVALASVSMRPIPFAPVLEKLSLSEKNYGAVRRFYIETTEDDAIPLSVQQNMITSNPPERVFRIKGSDHSPFFSKPQSLHKHLVGISSFPATEKCGDSVIG; from the exons ATGGGGAATTTCAtgtcttgttcatcttcttcttctcaatcgaAACAAGTAAAAAAGAAGCTGTTTCCAAAACGTTCTTCTTCTtgtaaagataataataataataatcaatctTCTAGATGGAGTAGAAATCGATTTTCTAAAAAAGATGATTCTCTACTTAATCAAGAAGATGCAATTGCTGCTGCTATTTTATTCCAACAACAACAATTACAGAATGGGGGTGCATTTGATCGGTCTACTTCGTTAAGATACACCAGTGGCAATAATTCAAAGAAACAACAGGCTTTACCAAGGAGTTCAAGTTCTAGGGCTAGATCAGTTTCTGATACTATTCTTCAACCCCATCAGCTTCTTAATCAG GAACTGAAAATTGATGAATTGGAGACATCACATTTTGTACTTGTTCATGGAGGTGGTTATGGTGCTTGGTGTTGGTATAAAACCATGTCATTATTGGAAGAAGCTGGATTCAAAGTTGATGCAATTGACTTAACTGGTTCTGGGATTCATTCATGTGACACAAACACTATTAAATCTCTTGCTCAGTATGTTAGCCCATTAGTACTTCTTCTTCAAAACCTCCAAGATGGTCACAAG GTTATTTTGGTGGGTCACGACTTTGGGGGTGCATGTATATCGTACGCCATGGAGTTATTTCCACACAAAATTGCAAAAGCTATTTTTATTGCTGCCTCAATGTTGACTGATGGGCAAAGCACTCTCGACATGTTCAATCAACAG TCAGGTTCGAACGATTTGATGCGGCAAGCACAGGTGTTTTTATATGCAAATGGAAATGATCACCCTCCAACTGCTATTGATCTTGACAAATCGTTATTGAAAGACTTGTTATTTAACCAAAGTCCTGCTAAG GATGTTGCATTGGCTTCAGTGTCGATGAGGCCAATCCCCTTTGCACCAGTTCTTGAGAAGCTCTCTCTTTCTGAGAAAAATTACGGCGCTGTGCGTAGGTTTTATATAGAAACGACAGAAGATGATGCAATACCTTTATCTGTACAACAAAACATGATAACTTCAAACCCTCCGGAAAGGGTTTTTAGGATAAAAGGCTCCGATCACTCGCCTTTCTTTTCGAAGCCTCAGTCTTTACACAAGCACTTGGTGGGAATTTCAAGCTTCCCTGCAACAGAAAAGTGTGGTGATTCCGTAATTGGATAA